The genomic region GGCAGTGTGCCTGCAGGGAaccctgctgcttctccagcctCTGGAGGAGAAGCTCGGCATCgtcctggggagctgctgcacgCCACACCTGGCGAGGGGTTACAGCCCCTGTGCTCAAACCGTGGTGGCCCACACGGCCTTTTTCAGGCACCCAGCACGATTTGCTGCTGTAATTCTCCCCAGGGGATGCATCCTTGGTGGTACCCTCTGAGGGTGGGCACTTTGGGGAGTTTTGCGCCCTCTGTGCGCAGGATGGTCTCCTCTGGATCCTTCAGGCTAGACGAGATGGTTTCACGTCGAGGTGGCTCCACTGGGCTGCAGAtcctcccccagctcctctctcaAGACCAGGTGCCATTCAGCCCCTTATCCACCCACCCTGCGTGGCTCCGGGTGGGATGCCCGGCgatgggggaggcaggggggtgccagcagccccggccccacTGCTTTCACCTCTCGGCACAGAGCTCACCTCCCCACTTTCGGTTTTATGTGCGGTGCCACTGTCCCCGACTTTCCACTCTGCGGTTTCGTGTCAGGCTTTTTCTGCTCGAGTTGGCTGAAAGTTGTTAAAAACACCCCATGTTTGGTGGCAGCTATCGAGAGAGATAAGTGTACCTGGGGTTTTGTCAGCTGCTGAGCTCGGCATTTTCGGTGGGTTTTGCTTCCATTATTCCTGTGCTGGGCCAAATCTCTGCTGATTCTGCCCCATTGCTCTGATATTGGTGGTCCTGGCCAGCATGGAGGTTTTGCATTTTGAGCCTCTCTGCCTACGGATGGAGCAGCGATGACAGCTTCAGCAGGGATGGGAGCTTGCCCCGTGCCCAAGTCTTGCATGCAAAACGCATCAGGAACAGCTGCCTTGGCTTTGCTTTGGGGAACTTTTCACCTCTCCAGGTGTGGCACAGCATCAGCAGAGCCAGTGGATGCAGGGAGTGGGCTGGGGTGGTGCTGCTCACGCGGGAGCAAAGGTTCCCGTCTCCAGGCACCAGGATGTGACTTTGCACCCACGGTGTGGGGCACCGAGAGCTGCTCACGTGGCAACacccagaagctgcaagcttgACCTTGGCCATCACCGCTTCCCCGGCTCCAGGCAGGACCATGAGGACATGGCAGAAGATTTTTGCACAGAAGATTGCGGACATGGATGTGGAGGAGCCGTGGATAATTCAGGAGGATGGCAGCCTGCAGGTGCACAACCCCGAGCACGGCCGGAGGGAGTATTTGCAGAAGCATGCAGCCGGGAGGTAGGGGCTGCCGACTCGGTCCCCTTTGAACCACCACCGCTGTCCTCCCCAAAAAGCCTCCTGATCCAGCAGGGTGACCTTAGTGGAGGGGTGCAGAGCCCTGTGccacagcaccctgcagcccaggaggcaggaggggatGCAGAGAGgggtgctgggctcccagccccCGTACGTGTTGTGAGAGACGAGGAGCTGCAGGTTTCTCCCCTTTTGACTGCTCAAGACATCTCCTCACCTGCCCTGTGGCCTCCACCCACACCTTCCTtctattttgcttctttttcgaCTTCCCCTGCCCCTTGTTGATGCTGGCTTTCCGCTGAGATGTGCTGCAACAGcacgggctgggggctggagccCCAAATGGAGCCGGTGCCGGATGCTTCCCTCCCCCAGGGCCTctgcttggggtgggggggtccgaATGGGTGAGGGCACCAGGCTCATCCTAAAATCTGTAGAGCTTGGGCCAGCCCCCAGCTCACCTTGCTGAGCTACCCAGGCTGGTGTCAGGCCCACGGGGGAGGCCAGGCCATGGGTGTCCTTGCGTGAAGCTGATCCCTCAGCCCTGACTGCCCTGCTCCCTACTGATGGcgtggggagctgctgggctgccgCGGGGAGCCGGGGATGAGCGGGtgtcccctgtgcccccccGGCAGGttccagtgctcccagtgcttaCACAAGTGGTCCTCAGCCAAGGTGCACATCCTCTTCCACATGCGCCGGGGCAAGGTGAGGATGCGAATCTTCCGGCAGAGCTGCCGGCGCTGCCCCGGCGCCCCGCTGGAGGAGCCCAGTTTCAGCCAGGAGAACATGGAGAGGATCCTGCACAACCTGGTTCTTCAGATCCTCAAGGACTTCTACAACGTGCCCGTGCAGCCCTCTGAACTCCTGGAAGTGGTGGTGGACACCGTGCCGGCGGGACCACACGACAGCAGCCACTGCGAGGGCTGCCGGCTTGGGGTTTGCACCAAGCCACTGGTGGCCCCAAAGACACCAACCTGGAAGCCCAGGAGGCATCTGGGCACGGCCACGAGCCCTCCACTCCAGCTCTTCAGCGGCAGCTTTCGCAAGCAATGTTGCTTTGTGCTcctctctgtatttattttggctGTGATCCTCTTCATCGTGCTTTTTTTCACCCTGAAGTagtgggagctggggctggcaaAGGGCAGCCGGGGTGATggctgtggggatggggatgatGAGAGTGGTGGATGGAAATTTGGGTGCCCAGGGCCAGCCTTTTTCCCCGTCTCGAGGcctccccagcacacaggggTCAGGGACGGCCACCACCACCCTGCTTGGGCACCTTGGCCCCAGCTTGGGCGAGCCTGGTGGGTCTGATGGCTTCTTTTGGGacgacccccccaaaaaaaaagatggagtgTACCTGCAAGAATAAACCAGCTCTTTGTCCTCAGCCCGAGGATGCATTTGTGCTTTTGTAATTTCtccaaagccttttccacagcCACTCGGACCAGGTTGAGGTGCAGATGAGGACCTGcaagcagtgtgtgtgtgtccctgaGCCCCCACGGCCCAGAGCTGCATTGCTTATTCATCTCTGCCCTTCTCTCTGGGGTTTTCTCTGTCCCACCaactctctctccctttccccaaccctttcctcctctgcttCCCTCAGCCCCAGCGCCAGCAGATGGAGCTGCGAGATCTCCGGCACGGCACTGGGAAGCACTGGGACCAGTGTCCTGCCAGCACTGGGAGGGGGCAGCCCTCCCTAAATGGGGGCAgccctctcccccatcccagtgccctGCTGGCTCCCTGCAGCGTGGCTCCCCCAACCCATGCCCTGTGTGGGGATGGTGCCGGCCTGTTGAGCTGGTCTCTCACTCTGATTTTTCCAATCTGGGAGCACTGGAGAGAGATGCACAAGCAAAGCACTGGGTTTTCTGAGCATTTTGGGCAGGAGAACCTGAACGTCCCCATCTTTCTGGAGGTTTCTCCTTGCTCAGCCAGGGGCTGAGCTGTGCCgcaggaggagctggtgctGCAGATGTTGTCCCTTCCATCCCTGGCGCTGGGACCAGCCCTCTCCCCGCCAGCGTTATGTCATGAAGGCGGAGAGGCTGCCAAGTTTCTTGCTGCCGTTGCCCCTGGCCCTTTTCTTTCCATGCTGAGGTTTTCCCAGCCCCAGTCGGTCATGGTGCCTGCCCAGCCACCCAGCTGCAGGGGGAACTCCCTCGCCTCCTCCTGCGAAGCCAGCTCTGGTGGAGACTGCATCCCTGCGGGGGTCcttgttttcttgcttgtgTCTCTTCTGCTCTTTTGCAAGGGCAGAGGCATCCCTTAACCCTCCTTGAAATGTTCTCCGCACACACCCAGGCTCCTTCACTCATGGCCTTGCGTGCATACGCTGCTTTTTCCCCAGTCCCCTGGCTGATGCTGCCTGCCTGTCTCcttgtgctgtgtgtgtgtacgggggggctctgccccctCCATCGTGCAGCTGCTtcatcccctccccatcactcaGCAACACCCATATATACATGGACTTCTGAGCCACAGCCTCatttttgggcttttttttccaggatacTCCGCTCTGATGTGCAGTTGTGCCGATCCCACAGGTTTCTTAGCAAAGTGCCCTCCGTGTGCTGCTCTCCATGGCTCTTGGCACTTTTGGAGGTCAGAGCAAGCCCCCCCAGCTCAGCACAGTGACCAGGGAAGGTGAGAGGTGTGGAGACAGAGAGCCCAAGGAAGGTGGCTGAGGGATGAAGGACGCTCTCCTGGTGGGAtgctgggggtcctgggcaGGTCCTCACTGTCCCTCTTGTGCCACCCTGGTCTGTCCAGGGCTGGGCTCCTCCGCAGCTAATGTCTGGTGCTTACACTTGGCCAGGGATGGGCAAACCTCACCCTGGGGCATTTTGCTGGATTTTTACCATAACCTGACTGATAAATTGCTCTCTCTGTGCCTGTCTCCCTGGCGAGAGGCTCTCAGCACCCCGGCAGGTCACAAGGTGTCGAGGAACGCGTGGCCggctgctgcttttgctgttccCCTCTGCTGCCCACTCCCATTCCCATGGCACTGGGGCAAGGGGCTAGGATTTGGTGGCACGCAGGGGACACGGGCTGGGTGGCATCGGGGAAttcccagcagagctgtgggagggaggaggaggaggacaggcTCTATTTGTGATGGGTATCTTGTGGGCAGCAGCGTTTTGTAACTTGCCTGGGAGCTGTCTAGGCACAGGTCCTGCAGCTGATGGTTTGATGCCCAGGGGACcatcttttgcttttgctttttctttctccttccgtTCATTCTTTGGATGTCTTTGGACATGCCAGCACACCCGGGCGTGAGCAAGCCTGGGCAGCCACCCTGCTGCGAACCCCGAGGAGCTCAGTGGTGTTATTCCAGTCCTGTGCTGTAGGAAAATGGGGGCCAacagcccagctcccagccctggatCTGGGCACAAGGCAGGAAACATGCCCATGGCTTAGGCTCCCTCCAAAGGCTGGATTGtcacagcctggggaagggatgctcagcagagctgtgtcCCTGCCCCAACTTCCATCCGTGTTTGCTGCAGAGCTCCTGCTGTGAGGATGTGCTCTCTCCCAACAGCTAGCAGGGACGGGCTGCTTCTTCACCCCTTTTAAAACTAAAGTCCCTTAcctgttattttttctgcatgCTGATTGAACCcagctttaatttttattctctcttGCTCTGCGCTCTTCTGCGCTCTGCTCCTGCCACCAAATCCATCTTTAATGACACGCGAGGGCTATAAATAATTGAAGGCCAGGCTCTCACCTCTTGCTTTTCCCTGCAGTTTGCATTCCTGGCCAGTCCAGGTCTGCCTCAGCCCATGAAGCTGCAGGGGCTGTATCTGAGCAGGCACACTGCCAGCCTGCACACGGGGCAGAGCCCCTCAGCATCCGCCCTGCACAGGTGAAACCACAAATGCTGGTGGAACCACAGCACTTTTTTCCCTCGGTGCGTTATCTCTGATCCCCAAGTAGCTTAAAATAAACTGACAGCGTAAACGGAGAGCCCAAGGGCTTTGGAAGTCGCAGTCGGTAGTGACTGGTGGTGGATGCGCTGCTGGACACCAGCCCAGCTGGCAGAGACGAAGGGCGATTTGCAATCCTGGGGGATTTTGTTAGCATTTCCCCCGTGATGCTTAGGAACAAGAGATATATTGCAGGCGCTTCAGTttaattgtttgctttcagggataaatattttttttttccccagcacttCTGAAGAGGGAGTTTATTGAAAGCCAAAGGGCTCAGCGGTGTTGCAGGATTCCTGGCCTTGAGAGGCTTCCCTGCAatctgcagcccctggggaccGTTTCCGAGCTGCCTTCAACCTGTGCATTGCCgcggggcagggagctgggacaCCCCTGGGCAGCGGTGAGGAGGCGAGCCCTCCCCTTGGGTCTGCAGGAAAAAACTCCTCTCCTCCAcaattctttccctttttctgggCTGAGAAATCtgctttatttccctttttcatttCCCATGGGTCCACATCAACACCTGGGCTTTAGCAGCCCACTGCATCACCTGCTGGGCTCCCCGTGCCCAGGGACACCGGTGGTTGGAAGTCAGTGCTCCACTGCTGTGACCTTCTTGAGCCACTCCAGGTTCCGGATGACACTGGAATAAACCCCGTACTGCTCCTTCACCCCGCAGCCGTCCCCCCAGGACactgtgcccagcagctgccactgGCTCTTCTCGGGGCTGAAGGTGACCATGGGACCGCCTGAATCTCCGCTGCAAGCATCGTTCCCACCTGCACGGAGTGGAAactgctgcagaacctctccGGGAACCCAGACACCCTGGTGGAGTGAACTGGGAGGCTTGCAGGGAGTAGGAACTGGGATATGAGGCTGGAAACAGCACGGATTTTACCTTCTTtctccccagcacagagcatgTCATCCGTCACCATTCTGTGGAGCCTGGCGTAGGCATCTCTGCACTCGCTGTGCTCGACAATGGGCACCTCTACCTGCAACGCAAGTGCTTTGGttcatttcttcctgcttcCCCCATCCAGCCTCCTCTCATCACTTCCTGAGCCTCCAGCTCTTCTCACCAAGTGCTGCGTgagccccagccccatagagGGAACCCCACCGTGATGGGAACACGGTGCAGTGCCATGTCCTGCTGAAAATTATCTCTGTACCAGCCCCTGAGGCCAGCTGTAGCTCTCACCTCCATCAGGGTTTCGGGAAGCCGTTGCAGGAAGGGTTTCCCCCAACCACTGATGATGACCAGGGTGtctgaaagggaaagggaagatgCTGCACTGCTCACCGTGTGTGCTGCCCTTGTCTGGTGGTTCTGAGATGCTGGATGCTCCTCCTGCCCACCTTCATGCTGTCTCTGCCTCCCACCTCCCTTCTCCTGAAGGCTGCCCctgcctggcagctcctgccccagctcccccatCCGAGCTgtggtttggggctggggagtCCCATAGCTGTGCTGGGGAGCTAGAAGAGACGTGTGGAGCAGGCAAAGCCGCCTGGACCTCACACAGGTGTGTGGCAGCCCGGGGAAACAGCTGTCAGGCAGGATGTCCGGGCCACACTTAGATAAGGGACAAAGGGGttgggaagaggagagggaggggattgtggtTCTGGGTTCACAGATCACTCAGAGGTGCAAGGATGAGTGTATCACCTTCATACAGTCTCTGAGGAGGCTAACCACCAGCAAACACTGTGGCTCCAGCTCTAGAAGGCTGTCTTGATGTACTAACTCCCCGGTGAGGTCTGAGAAGCACATGCCAGGGATGCTTTCACTTGGTTGATCCCAAGCCAAGCTAGAGGCCTtgtgaggtcccttccagcaccACTTCATACAATATTTCATCCCTGCCATTGCCTCTCCTCAACACCCTGTCTCTTTCCCTCTCCACCTCCCCGAGACATCTCACATACATCGAGGTGCCTCCTGCACCCACCCTCGCTCATCACCCAGCCACTCTCGGGGTGCACCCTGGCTGCTGCCACTCCTCATCCCCACTCCCTTCCACCTCTTGAGCCCCTTCCCCATGGCAGAAGAGGGAAAGGAGGGCAGCAAAGCTCTTGCCTCGTGGCTGCTCCTGGTCGGGGAAGCAAATGGGCATGACGTAGTCGTTCAGTGCTGCTGCCCCAGACAGCTCCACCAGCCCGATGTCGTACTCCAAGGTGTCAGGGCGGTAGGACGGGTGGACgaggagggttttggggtgcatcTGCTGCTCCGTGTCATCCTGCCTCAGGGTGCTGTGCTTCcctgggagggaggggaggcaggaagaTGTTTGTACCAAAGGGGGAGGTGGCTCCATGGTGCTTTGGCCATTAGGGCAGCTCCCACTGTGGCTGGATGCTCTGCATGTGCCTTTCAGAGGTTATTTTGCAAGCTGTGCCCAGAGCCACCGTGGGGAGAGCAGAGCCCTGGGCATGGCTCCACAACCCCCCATCAGTGCTCTGCTCACCCAGGATGATGCTGAAGGAGGAAGGGGCGAGCAGATACGAGCTGCGGAGCTGGGGGTTCTCCGTGTCCAGTTCGTTGTGGAGGCAGTGGGCTGCGGTGACAATCCACTTGTTCCCTAGAAAACAACCCCCAGGGCATCAGCGTCCCTCTGAAGAGTCCACCCTAGTTGCTCTTGCTCAAAAACTACATCAGTATTTTCATCAGGCAGGATGGTGAAGCTCAAAGGCACCACATCTGAGCCTGGGAGTCCCCAGGCAGCAGTGGGCTGGAGGCTCCCAGCATCTTGCGATCCTCCCTAACCACAGGCAGGATATTCCCAGCCTGGTTTTTACGTCCTGCAGCATCTCCCCGAGGATGGGCTTACCCAGAAGGGAGCCTGCACAGAAGGGCCGGCCGCCCCGAGAGAGCATGGCGATCCAGGGGGAGGCTCCTCGCTGGGAGAGGTGTCTGCCTGCGGGACGGGACACGGCGCTCCTGGAAAACCTGGGCTTCCCACACACTGCAACCAGAGGGAAGAAAGTGAAATGTGAGGGGTGTAAACACCCAGACTCCTCAGTCACCCTTAGTGGGGTGTGTTGGAGTAAAAGGATACGGGGTGCCTCTCCTTAAGCCTGAGCGAAAGGCACTTGGAGGCCATCACTTGGGTCTTACAACCCTGAGAGGGTTCCCAgacttttcctgctgtttccaAGGGTTTCCAAAGAGCCATATGGTCCTGAGTACTTGCTGCATTCCCAGGCCATGTGGAATGGAGGGGCTCTGATTCTGTGTCGCTGGCAGTGTGGAAAGCAGCCTGCGTTACCAGCAGCGACCAGAAGCCTGGGAAATGGTCCATGGGGAGGTTTCTAGCGGGCCTTGGCTGTTCTTTGCTCAGCAAATGCTTGCTGAAGCTGATGGTAATTGCAGACAGATTTCCCAAAGTGATATGGATGTTTCTGGCTGCTGATCACTGTGAGACTGGGTAGTATTCAGGCTCATAAAGCCCACAGGTTGTCGAACCCAACTGAAGGCTAAGGAGCTTCACCCTTTCAAGTGAGCTGGTCTTTTGCAGCACTGCTATACATGGGTGGGCAGGATGACTGTGTGTGAGATCCAGTAGCTCCAGCCTCTGTCTTGGCCATGGAAAGAGTTTGTGTGATGCAGAGCTGGACTGTGTGGAGCTGAGGGCATGGCTGATAAGGACTGATATGGACAGAGAGCAGATGCGATGGAGAAGGAGCAGGGGTGTGTGGCACAGACTCACGACCTGCCTTTGCCCTCAGTCCTTGACCTTGATCTGCCTGGAATAAAAGCCTCAGGGCACAAACTCAGTAAatattaaagttttattttgttctcaaGAGGAAGATTACACAGAACCATCCTTACATGACATTGGATATTTTACAGAATGtatcaaaaaaagaaatatatatatatatataaaaatacagtcGCAGTTACATGACATAGCCAAGAATACAGTTCTTAGCGTGTCTGCAAATCAGACCTTCCCTAGGCCTTCTGCTCCTCTACATGCTCTACAAATGGCCTTTTGGACGATAGCAAAATGGAGAGTGGTTCCTTTACTGTTGACTCATTTCTTGCATGGCAAAAccaaaggaggaggaggaggagaggtcCAAAGGAGGTTAGAGGCATGCAGAGGGAACAGCAGGCAGTTGCTGCATGTTGCTTACAGCTGTAGGAGGGCTTTGCTGGCAAGTGAAGGAGTTGATGTCCCTGCTGAAGGAAGCTAAGCTTACCTGGCCGTCCCATATGCTGGGTCGGTGCCATCTCAGCAGCCATTACCTTTCCAGCCATGGCTGAAGTTTAGGGCTAATGTGGACACATCCTCACATCCCTGGGGCCAGGTGGACATCACCTGAGATGCCATCAGGAAGGGATGTTTATCTGCAGATACAAATACCAGCAAACCCACAGGGCTCTCTCACTGCTCCTTGCACAGAAAAGGTGTTACGCAGTGGGGGGGACCTGTGAGGTCCAGGCCTGCCCATCCAGGTTTCCCATGCTGTCCACAGCCCCTGTTGCTCCTCCAGTTACATCATCCGATGGGAAGAGCTGGCCTGAGAGCCCTGAGGGTGTGTGCAAGTCTTTGTGCATGGCCCAAGGCTTTGGTGGCAGGGAAATGCTGCTTCTGTCACTGTGCCTTTGTCATAGCTTGGAGGGAGCCTCCCCGGGAGGGTGGGCAAGGTTTGGAGTCCGGCAGCATGAGCTACGGATGCCAGATGAGATCTCACCCTTCGctcccttcccccagctccCTAGCAAGCATTTCCTAAGAGAGCAAGCAAAGGGATGGGACCAAGCGCAACGGATGACGTGGAGGGCTGGCAAAGGCCCGAAGTGCGGCTGAGCATCGTGGCTACTGCTTGCGAAAGACCAGAGTCTGgagcatattaaaaaacaacaagaagaaaggaagctgcGGCAGCAGGCAGTGCTTAGTCACTCATCTCTCCAGCTCAGGGTCCAGAAATGTCCACCTCTCTGAGGAGCCTGTTTTCTTCTCCACCCAGTCCACGTAGTTGGAGACTTTGGTGTACACCCCATACACTTGCTTGCTGCCACACTCCTCCGGGCCACCCCACGAGACCAGCCCTTGGGCCACCCACCTCCGGGTTCCTGGGTCCTGAATGACGAAGGCTCCCCCGCTGTCCCCCAAGCAAGTGTCCTTCCCACCTTCGTAGTAGCCAGCACAGAACATGTTCTCGGTCACGCTGTAGTTCCCCGACCGGGACTCGTAGCTGGTCTTGCACTCCGCATGCAGCACCACCGGGAGCTTGACGTACTGCAGGATGTCGGACAGCGTCCTCATGCCCGAGCTGATGATCTCGTCCACGGTGATGTTGGGGTTGGAGATCCCCCAgccagccaccagccccagtGTGTTGGGGTGAGGTCCCTCCAGCTCGTGCTCGAACTGGGGCAAGCAGACGGGCATGACGTAGTTCCCCATGGTCACCTTCTCCTTCAGCTTGACCAGGGCGATGTCGTGGTTGTAGTTCTGGATGTCAAACTCCTCGTGGAGTATGATCCTCTCCACCGTCCGGTTGACGGCCTCCATCTTGTTCCTCACGTCGTGCAGGGCCAGGTAGACAGTGACGTGCTCTTTGGAAACGGGGATGACCGTCTTGTCTCGCCGCTGCGAGCGGAGCACGTG from Anas platyrhynchos isolate ZD024472 breed Pekin duck chromosome 9, IASCAAS_PekinDuck_T2T, whole genome shotgun sequence harbors:
- the LOC101804581 gene encoding receptor-transporting protein 3; this translates as MRTWQKIFAQKIADMDVEEPWIIQEDGSLQVHNPEHGRREYLQKHAAGRFQCSQCLHKWSSAKVHILFHMRRGKVRMRIFRQSCRRCPGAPLEEPSFSQENMERILHNLVLQILKDFYNVPVQPSELLEVVVDTVPAGPHDSSHCEGCRLGVCTKPLVAPKTPTWKPRRHLGTATSPPLQLFSGSFRKQCCFVLLSVFILAVILFIVLFFTLK